The Lysobacter gummosus genome includes a region encoding these proteins:
- a CDS encoding YXWGXW repeat-containing protein — protein sequence MAMRPLMLAAVLGVATLAGAHAPLAQARTYVGVDVRVAPPPPRYERVRVRPGYVWAPGHWRWDGRGYYWVGGAYVVSRPGYVYVGPRWHAYGPAWRFHPGRWERR from the coding sequence ATGGCAATGCGTCCTTTGATGCTGGCGGCGGTACTGGGCGTGGCGACGCTGGCGGGTGCGCATGCGCCGCTGGCGCAGGCGCGCACCTATGTGGGCGTGGACGTGCGCGTGGCGCCTCCGCCGCCGCGGTACGAGCGGGTGCGGGTGCGGCCGGGGTATGTGTGGGCGCCGGGGCATTGGCGCTGGGACGGCCGCGGCTATTACTGGGTCGGCGGGGCCTATGTGGTCTCGCGGCCGGGCTATGTGTACGTCGGGCCGCGCTGGCATGCGTATGGGCCGGCCTGGCGGTTTCATCCGGGGCGCTGGGAGCGTCGCTGA